In a single window of the Nocardiopsis composta genome:
- a CDS encoding HD domain-containing protein has product MADRTAIPEEAGEALPAEAERLLHAAGAPPRLLAHARLVCGTAARLLDRLDPHLPGLDRDAVLFGAAVHDIGKTVHPAELAAPGRRHERAGEELLTGLGVPAHLARFCRTHGDWDRDGTPLEDLLVALADKVWKGARVEALETRVVRALAAERALPAWEAFARLDDALAELASGAEARIAYQTRHSAAR; this is encoded by the coding sequence ATGGCGGACCGGACCGCGATACCAGAGGAAGCCGGGGAAGCGCTGCCCGCCGAGGCCGAGCGGCTGCTGCACGCCGCGGGCGCGCCGCCCCGGCTGCTCGCGCACGCCCGGCTGGTCTGCGGCACCGCAGCACGGCTGCTCGATCGGCTCGACCCGCACCTCCCCGGCCTGGACCGCGACGCCGTGCTGTTCGGCGCGGCCGTGCACGACATCGGCAAGACGGTGCACCCGGCGGAGCTGGCCGCGCCGGGCCGCCGGCACGAGCGGGCCGGCGAGGAGCTGCTGACCGGCCTCGGCGTCCCCGCGCACCTGGCCCGGTTCTGCCGCACCCACGGTGACTGGGACCGCGACGGCACCCCGCTGGAGGACCTGCTGGTCGCCCTGGCCGACAAGGTGTGGAAGGGCGCCCGGGTGGAGGCGCTGGAGACCCGGGTGGTGCGGGCCCTGGCCGCGGAACGGGCACTGCCCGCCTGGGAGGCCTTCGCCCGGCTGGACGACGCGCTGGCCGAGCTGGCCTCCGGCGCGGAGGCCCGGATCGCCTACCAGACCCGGCACTCAGCGGCCAGGTGA
- a CDS encoding TIGR03557 family F420-dependent LLM class oxidoreductase produces the protein MRIGFKLMAEGHGPRELVRQAVRAEQAGFDFVEVSDHYHPWLHDQGHSPFAWSVLAAIAERTERIELGTGVTCPTVRYHPAVVAQAAATTALLAEGRHFVGIGSGERLNEHVVGAAWPSVDVRHEMLREALQIIRLLWAGGYRSFRGRHLALEDARLFDLPEEPPRLVVAAGGASAAELAAEFGDGLFANEPRQDLVEAYTGAGGAGPRYNEVPLAVGRDRDSALRAAHRMLRFAAGGWKVMSELPNPVNFEAATESVTVEQIAGMVSAGPDPEDHLAQVRAFAEVGYDHLALMNAGGDPDEFLDYCAAELLGPLRAGG, from the coding sequence ATGCGGATCGGGTTCAAGCTGATGGCCGAGGGGCACGGGCCGCGGGAGCTGGTCCGGCAGGCGGTCCGGGCCGAACAGGCCGGGTTCGACTTCGTGGAGGTCAGCGACCACTACCATCCGTGGCTGCACGACCAGGGGCACTCGCCGTTCGCCTGGTCGGTGCTGGCCGCGATCGCCGAGCGCACCGAGCGGATCGAGCTGGGCACCGGGGTCACCTGCCCGACGGTGCGCTACCACCCGGCGGTCGTCGCGCAGGCCGCGGCGACGACGGCGCTGCTCGCCGAGGGGCGGCACTTCGTCGGGATCGGGTCGGGGGAGCGGCTCAACGAGCACGTGGTCGGCGCGGCGTGGCCGTCGGTGGACGTCCGGCACGAGATGCTCCGCGAGGCGCTGCAGATCATCCGGCTGCTGTGGGCCGGCGGGTACCGGTCGTTCCGGGGCAGGCACCTCGCGCTGGAGGACGCCCGCCTGTTCGACCTGCCGGAGGAGCCGCCGCGGCTGGTCGTGGCGGCTGGCGGCGCGAGCGCGGCCGAGCTGGCCGCGGAGTTCGGCGACGGGCTGTTCGCCAACGAGCCGCGCCAGGACCTGGTCGAGGCCTACACCGGGGCCGGCGGCGCCGGGCCGAGGTACAACGAGGTGCCGCTGGCGGTGGGCCGGGACCGGGATTCGGCGCTGCGCGCCGCGCACCGGATGCTCCGGTTCGCCGCGGGCGGCTGGAAGGTCATGTCCGAGCTGCCCAACCCGGTGAACTTCGAGGCGGCGACCGAGAGCGTGACCGTGGAGCAGATCGCCGGCATGGTCTCGGCGGGCCCGGACCCGGAGGACCACCTCGCCCAGGTCCGGGCGTTCGCCGAGGTCGGCTACGACCACCTGGCGCTGATGAACGCGGGCGGCGACCCCGACGAGTTCCTCGACTACTGCGCCGCCGAGCTGCTCGGGCCGCTGCGCGCGGGCGGATGA
- a CDS encoding heat shock protein transcriptional repressor HspR, translating into MTEHQRPLPDQAVYTISVAARLAGVRPATLRLYEEKGLLAPSRTEGRTRMYSDEDIRRLRRITELSEQGVNLAGIARILDLQDENHRLREDRPR; encoded by the coding sequence ATGACCGAGCATCAGCGCCCACTCCCCGACCAGGCCGTCTACACCATCTCGGTGGCCGCCCGGCTGGCCGGCGTGCGGCCGGCCACGCTCCGCCTCTACGAGGAGAAGGGGCTGCTCGCCCCGTCCCGGACCGAGGGCCGCACCCGCATGTACAGCGACGAGGACATCCGCCGGCTCCGCCGGATCACCGAGCTGTCCGAGCAGGGCGTCAACCTCGCCGGGATCGCCCGCATCCTCGACCTGCAGGACGAGAACCACCGGCTGCGCGAGGACCGCCCGCGATGA
- a CDS encoding Hsp20/alpha crystallin family protein gives MLMRTDPFREFDRLAQRAFSEARPAVMPMDAYREGDDFVVKFDVPGVKAESIDLEVERNVLTVKAERPAEPASEGREAVVAERPTGSFSRQLFLGESLDTDRIAADYADGVLTLRIPVAEQAKPRKIMVGGSGERTQINA, from the coding sequence ATGCTGATGCGTACCGACCCCTTCCGCGAGTTCGACCGCCTGGCCCAGCGGGCTTTCAGTGAGGCCCGCCCGGCGGTCATGCCGATGGACGCCTACCGGGAGGGCGACGACTTCGTCGTCAAGTTCGACGTCCCCGGGGTCAAGGCGGAGAGCATCGACCTGGAGGTCGAGCGGAACGTGCTCACCGTCAAGGCGGAGCGCCCGGCCGAGCCGGCCTCGGAGGGGCGGGAGGCCGTCGTCGCCGAGCGGCCCACCGGCTCCTTCTCCCGCCAGCTCTTCCTGGGCGAGAGCCTGGACACCGACCGCATCGCGGCGGACTACGCCGACGGCGTGCTGACCCTGCGCATCCCCGTCGCGGAGCAGGCCAAGCCGCGCAAGATCATGGTCGGCGGCAGCGGGGAGCGCACCCAGATCAACGCCTGA
- a CDS encoding GntR family transcriptional regulator yields MARTAEGGAPACRRRADRARLVADVLRAQILSGEFPPGERLPLEGELAREYRASRNTVRESLALLRDEGLVERVPRLGTLVVRNKYAHGLNRLLGLSEMLHEHGRVRNEVRAVTVVEAPPAVAHRLRLDPGSPAVYVERLRRVGGLPLSLDLTYLAPDVGTPLIGEDLENNDVFALIEEVCGRPLGDADITLEAVGADPHSAAVLQAPPRAALLLLERLTHLDDGRPVDLEYIRFRGDRLTMHGRLTRPTPGRTPEWP; encoded by the coding sequence ATGGCGAGAACGGCGGAAGGCGGCGCGCCGGCGTGCCGGCGCCGGGCGGACCGGGCGCGGCTCGTCGCCGACGTGCTGCGCGCCCAGATCCTCTCCGGGGAGTTCCCGCCCGGGGAGCGGCTGCCCCTGGAGGGCGAACTCGCCCGGGAGTACCGCGCCTCGCGCAACACCGTCCGGGAGTCCCTGGCGCTCCTCCGCGACGAGGGCCTGGTGGAGCGGGTCCCGCGGCTGGGCACCCTGGTCGTCCGGAACAAGTACGCGCACGGCCTGAACCGGCTGCTCGGCCTCTCCGAGATGCTGCACGAGCACGGCAGGGTCCGCAACGAGGTGCGCGCGGTCACCGTCGTCGAGGCGCCGCCCGCGGTCGCCCACCGGCTCCGGCTGGACCCCGGCTCGCCCGCGGTCTACGTGGAGCGGCTGCGCCGGGTCGGCGGCCTGCCGCTCTCCCTCGACCTCACCTACCTGGCGCCCGACGTGGGCACCCCGCTGATCGGCGAGGACCTGGAGAACAACGACGTCTTCGCGCTCATCGAGGAGGTCTGCGGGCGGCCGCTCGGCGACGCCGACATCACCCTGGAGGCGGTCGGCGCCGACCCGCACTCCGCCGCGGTCCTGCAGGCGCCGCCCCGGGCCGCGCTGCTGCTCCTGGAGCGCCTCACCCACCTCGACGACGGCCGCCCCGTCGACCTGGAGTACATCCGGTTCCGCGGCGACCGGCTGACCATGCACGGCCGGCTGACCCGGCCCACCCCCGGGAGGACCCCCGAATGGCCCTGA
- a CDS encoding 4Fe-4S dicluster domain-containing protein → MALRDQRVDVPVTIDESLCIDGCTLCVDMCPLDSLAIHPDTRKAYMHVDECWYCGPCAARCPTGAVTVNMPYLLR, encoded by the coding sequence ATGGCCCTGAGAGACCAGCGCGTCGACGTCCCGGTGACCATCGACGAGTCGCTGTGCATCGACGGCTGCACGCTCTGCGTCGACATGTGCCCGCTCGACTCGCTCGCCATCCACCCCGACACCCGCAAGGCCTACATGCACGTGGACGAGTGCTGGTACTGCGGCCCGTGCGCGGCCCGCTGCCCCACCGGCGCCGTCACCGTCAACATGCCCTACCTGCTCCGGTGA
- a CDS encoding fumarate reductase/succinate dehydrogenase flavoprotein subunit: protein MTGTEITAGDPADAARLDCDVLVIGGGTAGTMAALTAAERGASVLLLEKAHVRHSGALAMGMDGVNNAVVPGKAEPEDYVAEITRANDGVVDQRTVYQTASRGFAMIQRLERYGVKFDKDDKGEYAVRRVHRSGSYVLPMPEGKDVKKVLYRVLRQRRMRERIRIENRLMPVRVLTDGGRAVGAAAFHTRTGEFTVIGAKAVILATGAAGRLGLPASGYLYGTYENPTNAGDGHAMAYHAGAELSGIECFQVNPLIKDYNGPACAYVANPFGGYQVNSEGTRFVDSDYWSGQMMAEVAREIASARGPIYLKVGHLPEETLGELEQILHTTERPTRGTFHAGRGHDYRTHDVEMHISEIGLCGGHSASGVWVDENGRTTVPGLYAAGDLACVPHNYMIGAFVFGDLAGAHAAERAAGADAPGPLPAGQIADAHELVYRPLRNPGGPPQHQVEYKLRRFVNDYVAPPKSAAKLAIAVETFERMRGEVAAMGGRTPHELMRCAEVTFILDCAEMAARASLTRTESRWGLYHDRADLPERDDEQWLYHLNLRRGADGRMEFWKRPVAPYLVPVEEFEAHLPRGTEPVPVAQPEVDARRAPDRPHAPAVPAAGGDGEQGGARSPRLLELLALAEEMPGLDALRPFLADPDPAVRAAAADALTESAPDGAADALAALLADADPRPRRAAAAALRELVEVLRPGPAFAAGLEAALGSADPVVRAAVVGILRELRTGRPEAVAAALHDADHRVRVEAVRALVALGDGAAVARAAGDASREVRIAAAHGTASLGADPGGALPRLAADPDPLVRAAALAAAPAAGRAGDLAAEAAAALRDGAWQVRQGAARGLAGAAPETAVPALAGALADPHLDVRKAAVQSLAAHTGHPDAAGALAGALDDTDADVRAYARRALDEVGVPR from the coding sequence ATGACCGGCACCGAGATCACCGCCGGCGACCCCGCCGACGCCGCCCGGCTCGACTGCGACGTGCTGGTGATCGGCGGCGGCACCGCCGGCACCATGGCCGCGCTGACCGCCGCCGAGCGCGGCGCGTCGGTGCTGCTGCTGGAGAAGGCGCACGTCCGGCACTCCGGGGCGCTGGCGATGGGCATGGACGGGGTGAACAACGCGGTCGTCCCGGGCAAGGCCGAACCGGAGGACTACGTCGCCGAGATCACCCGGGCCAACGACGGCGTGGTCGACCAGCGCACCGTCTACCAGACCGCCTCCCGCGGCTTCGCGATGATCCAGCGCCTGGAGCGGTACGGGGTCAAGTTCGACAAGGACGACAAGGGCGAGTACGCGGTGCGCCGGGTGCACCGGTCCGGCAGCTACGTGCTGCCGATGCCCGAGGGCAAGGACGTCAAGAAGGTGCTCTACCGGGTGCTGCGGCAGCGCAGGATGCGCGAGCGGATCCGGATCGAGAACCGGCTGATGCCGGTCCGGGTGCTCACCGACGGCGGGCGGGCGGTCGGCGCCGCCGCGTTCCACACCCGCACCGGGGAGTTCACCGTCATCGGCGCCAAGGCGGTCATCCTGGCCACCGGCGCCGCCGGCCGGCTCGGCCTGCCCGCCAGCGGCTACCTGTACGGCACCTACGAGAACCCGACCAACGCCGGCGACGGGCACGCGATGGCCTACCACGCCGGCGCCGAGCTCAGCGGCATCGAATGCTTCCAGGTCAACCCGCTGATCAAGGACTACAACGGGCCGGCCTGCGCCTACGTCGCCAACCCGTTCGGCGGCTACCAGGTGAACAGCGAGGGCACCCGGTTCGTCGACTCCGACTACTGGTCCGGGCAGATGATGGCCGAGGTCGCCCGGGAGATCGCCTCGGCGCGCGGCCCCATCTACCTCAAGGTCGGCCACCTTCCCGAGGAGACCCTGGGCGAGCTGGAGCAGATCCTGCACACCACGGAGCGGCCCACCCGCGGCACCTTCCACGCCGGGCGCGGCCACGACTACCGCACGCACGACGTGGAGATGCACATCTCCGAGATCGGGCTGTGCGGCGGCCACTCCGCGTCGGGGGTGTGGGTGGACGAGAACGGCCGGACCACCGTGCCCGGCCTGTACGCCGCCGGCGACCTGGCGTGCGTGCCGCACAACTACATGATCGGCGCGTTCGTCTTCGGCGACCTGGCCGGAGCGCACGCCGCCGAACGGGCGGCCGGAGCCGATGCCCCCGGCCCGCTCCCCGCCGGCCAGATCGCCGACGCGCACGAACTGGTCTACCGGCCGCTGCGCAACCCCGGCGGGCCGCCGCAGCACCAGGTGGAGTACAAGCTGCGCCGGTTCGTCAACGACTACGTCGCCCCGCCGAAGAGCGCCGCCAAGCTCGCCATCGCGGTGGAGACCTTCGAGCGGATGCGCGGCGAGGTCGCCGCGATGGGCGGCCGCACCCCGCACGAGCTGATGCGCTGCGCCGAGGTGACGTTCATCCTGGACTGCGCGGAGATGGCCGCCCGCGCCTCGCTGACCCGCACCGAGAGCCGCTGGGGCCTCTACCACGACCGGGCCGACCTGCCGGAGCGCGACGACGAGCAGTGGCTCTACCACCTCAACCTGCGGCGCGGGGCGGACGGGCGGATGGAGTTCTGGAAGCGGCCGGTCGCCCCCTACCTGGTCCCGGTGGAGGAGTTCGAGGCGCACCTGCCCCGCGGCACCGAACCGGTCCCGGTCGCCCAGCCGGAGGTCGACGCGCGCCGGGCACCGGACCGCCCGCACGCCCCGGCCGTCCCCGCCGCCGGCGGGGACGGCGAGCAGGGCGGCGCACGCTCGCCGCGGCTGTTGGAGCTGCTCGCCCTCGCCGAGGAGATGCCCGGCCTGGACGCCCTCCGGCCGTTCCTGGCCGACCCCGACCCCGCGGTGCGCGCCGCCGCGGCCGACGCGCTGACCGAGTCCGCCCCGGACGGCGCCGCGGATGCGCTGGCCGCCCTGCTCGCCGACGCCGACCCCCGGCCCCGCCGGGCGGCCGCGGCCGCCCTGCGCGAACTGGTCGAGGTGCTGCGGCCCGGCCCCGCCTTCGCGGCCGGCCTGGAGGCCGCGCTCGGCTCCGCCGACCCGGTGGTCCGGGCCGCGGTGGTGGGCATCCTGCGCGAGCTGCGCACCGGCCGCCCGGAGGCGGTCGCCGCCGCGCTGCACGACGCCGACCACCGGGTGCGGGTGGAGGCGGTGCGCGCCCTGGTCGCGCTCGGCGACGGGGCGGCCGTCGCCCGCGCGGCCGGGGACGCCTCGCGCGAGGTGCGCATCGCCGCCGCGCACGGCACCGCCTCCCTCGGCGCGGACCCCGGAGGGGCCCTGCCCCGGCTGGCCGCCGACCCCGACCCGCTGGTGCGCGCCGCGGCGCTCGCCGCCGCCCCGGCGGCCGGCCGGGCCGGCGACCTGGCCGCCGAGGCCGCCGCCGCGCTGCGCGACGGCGCCTGGCAGGTCCGCCAGGGGGCGGCCCGCGGGCTGGCCGGGGCCGCACCGGAGACCGCGGTGCCGGCGCTGGCCGGCGCGCTCGCCGACCCGCACCTGGACGTGCGCAAGGCGGCGGTGCAGTCGCTGGCCGCGCACACCGGCCACCCGGACGCCGCCGGCGCCCTGGCGGGGGCGCTGGACGACACCGACGCCGACGTCCGCGCCTACGCCCGCCGCGCCCTGGACGAGGTCGGCGTGCCGAGGTGA